A single window of Flavobacterium sp. 140616W15 DNA harbors:
- a CDS encoding o-succinylbenzoate synthase, with protein sequence MKATYHKYTLNFKRPSGTSRGVMNEKETWFIIIEKDNKKGIGECGILRGLSADNRDDYEEKLQWTCSNIHLGEKVLWEALLAFPSIQFGVEMAFRSLNSETPFMLFPSNFTTGEKSIAINGLVWMGEPEFMKQQIEEKLAASFRCIKLKIGAIDFEKELELLAFIRSHFSSEQVEIRVDANGAFSLDSALDKLSQLDKYELHSIEQPIKQNNIEAMAGLCKKTPFPIALDEELIGIFTLQEKEELLQKIKPQYIILKPSFIGGFRGTQEWITLAEKYNIGWWITSALESNIGLNAIAQWTFLQDNTMPQGLGTGALYTNNFDCPLEVTQGQLWYNPDLNWEIDIDKF encoded by the coding sequence TTGAAAGCAACTTATCATAAATACACACTCAATTTTAAACGCCCATCGGGAACTTCACGAGGCGTAATGAATGAAAAAGAAACCTGGTTTATTATAATTGAAAAAGATAATAAAAAAGGAATAGGAGAATGTGGGATCCTTAGAGGTTTAAGCGCAGATAATCGTGATGATTATGAAGAAAAATTACAATGGACATGTAGTAATATACATCTTGGTGAAAAAGTGCTTTGGGAAGCCTTATTAGCATTTCCTTCAATACAATTTGGAGTAGAAATGGCTTTTCGCTCTTTAAATAGCGAAACTCCTTTTATGTTATTCCCTTCAAACTTTACAACTGGAGAAAAATCGATAGCAATAAATGGTTTGGTATGGATGGGAGAGCCAGAGTTTATGAAGCAACAGATAGAAGAGAAATTGGCTGCCAGTTTTAGATGTATAAAGCTTAAAATTGGCGCTATCGATTTTGAGAAAGAACTTGAATTATTAGCTTTTATTCGTAGTCATTTTAGTTCAGAACAAGTTGAAATAAGAGTAGATGCCAATGGAGCTTTTAGTTTAGATTCAGCTTTAGATAAGTTAAGTCAACTAGATAAATATGAATTGCATAGTATAGAACAGCCAATAAAACAAAATAATATTGAGGCTATGGCTGGTTTATGCAAAAAAACGCCATTTCCTATAGCGCTAGACGAAGAGTTGATTGGGATTTTTACTTTACAGGAAAAAGAAGAATTATTACAAAAGATAAAACCACAATATATTATTTTAAAGCCAAGTTTTATAGGAGGTTTTCGTGGTACTCAGGAATGGATAACATTGGCAGAAAAATATAATATTGGCTGGTGGATTACATCAGCTCTAGAGAGTAATATTGGACTTAATGCAATTGCACAATGGACTTTTTTACAAGATAATACGATGCCACAAGGATTAGGAACAGGAGCATTGTACACCAATAATTTTGATTGCCCGTTAGAAGTTACCCAAGGGCAGTTGTGGTATAATCCAGATTTAAACTGGGAAATAGATATTGATAAATTTTAA
- a CDS encoding OmpA family protein — translation MKEPADDIEKVVIVKETVTEIVPFVINGNGIDYRSSDNIKFLKNSASVILPVKDSVTIGIEKLKAFLNGNPKQKVTITGYATTEEKNTTTYPNLGLARANDVKNYFISKGLPAGNFDTKGELIDSWKTNADTLLGPVAFQINTSSDTTATKTDGENFAALKAKINADPLVLHFNTNKSNENLNDAERQKIKDITYYILHVGDGALLVVGHSDNVGKRESNVVLGQKRADFTKDYLSKNGIDGSKIETQSKGPDEPVGDNSTAEGKANNRRTVVTIK, via the coding sequence ATGAAAGAACCTGCAGACGATATCGAAAAAGTAGTTATTGTAAAAGAAACCGTCACGGAGATTGTTCCTTTTGTAATTAATGGCAATGGTATTGATTATCGCAGTAGCGACAATATCAAATTCCTGAAGAACAGTGCTTCAGTTATCCTTCCTGTAAAAGATTCTGTTACGATTGGCATTGAGAAACTAAAAGCATTCTTGAATGGTAATCCTAAGCAAAAAGTTACTATTACTGGTTATGCGACTACTGAGGAAAAAAACACTACAACCTATCCTAATCTTGGCTTAGCGAGGGCAAATGATGTTAAAAACTATTTTATATCTAAAGGTTTACCAGCAGGAAACTTCGACACCAAAGGAGAACTAATTGATAGTTGGAAGACAAATGCAGATACACTTTTAGGTCCAGTTGCGTTCCAAATAAACACCTCATCAGATACCACAGCAACTAAAACTGATGGTGAGAATTTTGCGGCTTTAAAAGCTAAAATAAACGCGGATCCTTTAGTACTACATTTTAATACCAATAAGTCTAATGAAAATCTAAATGATGCAGAACGTCAGAAAATTAAAGACATTACTTATTATATTCTTCATGTAGGTGATGGCGCTTTATTGGTTGTAGGTCATTCAGATAATGTTGGAAAACGTGAATCTAATGTTGTTTTAGGTCAAAAACGCGCTGATTTTACTAAAGACTATTTATCTAAAAACGGTATTGATGGTAGTAAAATCGAAACTCAATCAAAAGGTCCTGATGAGCCTGTAGGCGATAATTCAACTGCCGAAGGCAAAGCAAACAATCGTAGAACTGTAGTTACAATAAAATAA
- a CDS encoding CYTH domain-containing protein: MVEIERKFLVKATDFKEQAYAQNRIAQGYLCSEPKRTVRIRIKGKKGYITIKGIGSESGMSRFEWENEIPLEEAQELLKLCEKGKIEKTRFEIKSGNHVFEVDEFYGENEGLIIAEIELQSETDTFEKPAWLGEEVTNDPRYYNAYLSKIPFSEWKNK, encoded by the coding sequence ATGGTCGAAATAGAAAGAAAGTTTTTAGTTAAAGCAACCGATTTTAAAGAGCAAGCATATGCTCAAAATAGAATTGCGCAAGGGTATTTATGTTCTGAGCCAAAACGTACAGTACGTATTCGTATAAAAGGTAAAAAAGGCTATATCACAATAAAAGGAATAGGAAGCGAAAGTGGTATGTCACGATTTGAATGGGAAAATGAAATTCCGCTAGAAGAAGCACAAGAATTATTGAAGTTATGTGAAAAAGGTAAAATTGAAAAAACGAGATTCGAAATAAAATCAGGAAACCATGTCTTTGAGGTGGATGAATTTTATGGAGAGAATGAAGGATTGATAATTGCAGAAATCGAGTTACAATCAGAAACAGATACGTTCGAAAAACCAGCTTGGTTAGGAGAAGAAGTAACCAATGATCCAAGGTATTATAATGCTTATTTAAGCAAGATTCCATTTTCGGAGTGGAAAAACAAATAG